In Delphinus delphis chromosome 11, mDelDel1.2, whole genome shotgun sequence, one genomic interval encodes:
- the CDK2 gene encoding cyclin-dependent kinase 2 isoform X1, with protein MENFQKVEKIGEGTYGVVYKAKNKVTGEVVALKKIRLDTETEGVPSTAIREISLLKELNHPNIVKLLDVIHTENKLYLVFEFLHQDLKKFMDASALTGIPLPLIKSYLFQLLQGLAFCHSHRVLHRDLKPQNLLINAEGAIKLADFGLARAFGVPVRTYTHEVVTLWYRAPEILLGCKYYSTAVDIWSLGCIFAEMHLVCTQHHARCCGEHRRNGRHSLCPLCSYLEVSAPQGGGMTAVSTPHPVTRRALFPGDSEIDQLFRIFRTLGTPDEVVWPGVTSMPDYKPSFPKWARQDFSKVVPPLDEDGRSLLSQMLHYDPNKRISAKAALAHPFFQDVTKPVPHLRL; from the exons ATGGAGAACTTCCAAAAAGTGGAAAAGATCGGAGAGGGCACGTACGGAGTTGTGTACAAAGCCAAAAACAAGGTGACGGGAGAAGTGGTGGCGCTTAAAAAAATCCGCCTGGACAC TGAGACGGAGGGTGTACCCAGTACTGCCATACGAGAGATCTCTCTGCTAAAGGAGCTTAACCACCCTAATATTGTCAA GCTGCTGGATGTCAttcatacagaaaacaaactctaCCTGGTTTTTGAGTTTCTGCACCAGGATCTCAAGAAATTCATGGATGCCTCTGCTCTCACTGGCATTCCTCTTCCCCTCATAAAG AGCTACCTGTTCCAGCTGCTCCAGGGCCTAGCTTTCTGCCATTCTCATCGGGTCCTGCACCGAGACCTCAAACCTCAGAATCTGCTTATCAACGCAGAGGGGGCCATCAAGCTAGCAGACTTTGGACTAGCCAGAGCCTTTGGAGTCCCTGTTCGTACTTACACCCACGAG GTGGTGACTCTGTGGTACCGAGCACCTGAAATCCTTCTGGGCTGCAAATACTACTCCACAGCTGTGGACATCTGGAGCCTGGGCTGCATCTTTGCTGAGATG cacctAGTGTGTACCCAGCACCACGCTAGGTGCTGTGGGGAACACAGAAGAAATGGaagacacagtctctgcccgctGTGCTCCTATCTAGAAGTGTCTGCACCACAAGGAGGGGGGATGACCGCAGTGTCTACCCCACACCCC GTGACCCGGCGGGCCCTATTCCCAGGAGATTCTGAGATCGACCAACTCTTCCGGATCTTTCGGACTCTGGGGACCCCAGATGAGGTGGTTTGGCCAGGAGTTACTTCTATGCCTGATTATAAGCCAAGTTTCCCCAAGTGGGCCAGGCAAGATTTTAGCAAAGTTGTGCCCCCCCTGGATGAAGATGGACGGAGCTTGTTATCG CAAATGCTGCACTACGACCCCAACAAGCGGATTTCAGCAAAGGCAGCTTTGGCTCACCCTTTCTTCCAGGATGTGACCAAGCCAGTACCTCACCTTCGACTCTGA
- the CDK2 gene encoding cyclin-dependent kinase 2 isoform X2, with protein MENFQKVEKIGEGTYGVVYKAKNKVTGEVVALKKIRLDTETEGVPSTAIREISLLKELNHPNIVKLLDVIHTENKLYLVFEFLHQDLKKFMDASALTGIPLPLIKSYLFQLLQGLAFCHSHRVLHRDLKPQNLLINAEGAIKLADFGLARAFGVPVRTYTHEVVTLWYRAPEILLGCKYYSTAVDIWSLGCIFAEMVTRRALFPGDSEIDQLFRIFRTLGTPDEVVWPGVTSMPDYKPSFPKWARQDFSKVVPPLDEDGRSLLSQMLHYDPNKRISAKAALAHPFFQDVTKPVPHLRL; from the exons ATGGAGAACTTCCAAAAAGTGGAAAAGATCGGAGAGGGCACGTACGGAGTTGTGTACAAAGCCAAAAACAAGGTGACGGGAGAAGTGGTGGCGCTTAAAAAAATCCGCCTGGACAC TGAGACGGAGGGTGTACCCAGTACTGCCATACGAGAGATCTCTCTGCTAAAGGAGCTTAACCACCCTAATATTGTCAA GCTGCTGGATGTCAttcatacagaaaacaaactctaCCTGGTTTTTGAGTTTCTGCACCAGGATCTCAAGAAATTCATGGATGCCTCTGCTCTCACTGGCATTCCTCTTCCCCTCATAAAG AGCTACCTGTTCCAGCTGCTCCAGGGCCTAGCTTTCTGCCATTCTCATCGGGTCCTGCACCGAGACCTCAAACCTCAGAATCTGCTTATCAACGCAGAGGGGGCCATCAAGCTAGCAGACTTTGGACTAGCCAGAGCCTTTGGAGTCCCTGTTCGTACTTACACCCACGAG GTGGTGACTCTGTGGTACCGAGCACCTGAAATCCTTCTGGGCTGCAAATACTACTCCACAGCTGTGGACATCTGGAGCCTGGGCTGCATCTTTGCTGAGATG GTGACCCGGCGGGCCCTATTCCCAGGAGATTCTGAGATCGACCAACTCTTCCGGATCTTTCGGACTCTGGGGACCCCAGATGAGGTGGTTTGGCCAGGAGTTACTTCTATGCCTGATTATAAGCCAAGTTTCCCCAAGTGGGCCAGGCAAGATTTTAGCAAAGTTGTGCCCCCCCTGGATGAAGATGGACGGAGCTTGTTATCG CAAATGCTGCACTACGACCCCAACAAGCGGATTTCAGCAAAGGCAGCTTTGGCTCACCCTTTCTTCCAGGATGTGACCAAGCCAGTACCTCACCTTCGACTCTGA
- the RAB5B gene encoding ras-related protein Rab-5B isoform X2 — MTSRSTARPNGQPQASKICQFKLVLLGESAVGKSSLVLRFVKGQFHEYQESTIGAAFLTQSVCLDDTTVKFEIWDTAGQERYHSLAPMYYRGAQAAIVVYDITNQETFARAKTWVKELQRQASPSIVIALAGNKADLANKRMVEYEEAQAYADDNSLLFMETSAKTAMNVNDLFLAIAKKLPKSEPQNLGGAAGRSRGVDLHEQSQQNKSQCCSN; from the exons ATGACTAGCAGAAGCACAGCCAGGCCCAATGGGCAGCCCCAGGCCAGCAAAATATGCCAATTCAAATTGGTCCTGCTGGGTGAATCTGCAGTGGGGAAGTCTAGCCTGGTATTACGTTTTGTCAAAGGGCAGTTCCACGAGTACCAGGAGAGCACCATTGGAG CGGCCTTCCTCACCCAGTCGGTTTGTTTAGATGACACAACAGTCAAGTTTGAGATCTGGGACACAGCTGGGCAGGAGCGATACCATAGCTTGGCCCCCATGTACTACAGAGGTGCCCAAGCTGCAATTGTCGTTTATGACATTACTAATCAG GAAACCTTCGCCCGAGCAAAGACATGGGTAAAGGAACTACAGCGACAGGCCAGTCCTAGCATCGTTATTGCCCTGGCGGGGAACAAAGCTGACCTGGCCAACAAGCGCATGGTGGAGTACGAA GAGGCCCAGGCGTATGCAGATGACAACAGCTTATTGTTTATGGAGACTTCAGCCAAGACAGCTATGAACGTGAACGATCTCTTCCTGGCAATAG CTAAGAAGTTGCCAAAGAGTGAACCGCAGAATCTGGGGGGTGCAGCAGGCCGAAGCCGGGGTGTGGATCTCCATGAGCAGTCCCAGCAGAACAAGAGCCAGTGTTGTAGCAACTGA
- the RAB5B gene encoding ras-related protein Rab-5B isoform X1: protein MGALRRGPGGLGARSWTVEAWKSPPLPPPPSAALWHPPPSTLSHSDNLAMTSRSTARPNGQPQASKICQFKLVLLGESAVGKSSLVLRFVKGQFHEYQESTIGAAFLTQSVCLDDTTVKFEIWDTAGQERYHSLAPMYYRGAQAAIVVYDITNQETFARAKTWVKELQRQASPSIVIALAGNKADLANKRMVEYEEAQAYADDNSLLFMETSAKTAMNVNDLFLAIAKKLPKSEPQNLGGAAGRSRGVDLHEQSQQNKSQCCSN from the exons ATGGGGGCGCTGAGGAGGGGGCCGGGCGGGCTGGGAGCCCGAAGTTG GACTGTTGAAGCCTggaagtcccctcccctcccccctcccccctctgccGCTCTGTGGCATCCCCCTCCCTCTACCCTTTCCCATTCTGATAATCTAGCCATGACTAGCAGAAGCACAGCCAGGCCCAATGGGCAGCCCCAGGCCAGCAAAATATGCCAATTCAAATTGGTCCTGCTGGGTGAATCTGCAGTGGGGAAGTCTAGCCTGGTATTACGTTTTGTCAAAGGGCAGTTCCACGAGTACCAGGAGAGCACCATTGGAG CGGCCTTCCTCACCCAGTCGGTTTGTTTAGATGACACAACAGTCAAGTTTGAGATCTGGGACACAGCTGGGCAGGAGCGATACCATAGCTTGGCCCCCATGTACTACAGAGGTGCCCAAGCTGCAATTGTCGTTTATGACATTACTAATCAG GAAACCTTCGCCCGAGCAAAGACATGGGTAAAGGAACTACAGCGACAGGCCAGTCCTAGCATCGTTATTGCCCTGGCGGGGAACAAAGCTGACCTGGCCAACAAGCGCATGGTGGAGTACGAA GAGGCCCAGGCGTATGCAGATGACAACAGCTTATTGTTTATGGAGACTTCAGCCAAGACAGCTATGAACGTGAACGATCTCTTCCTGGCAATAG CTAAGAAGTTGCCAAAGAGTGAACCGCAGAATCTGGGGGGTGCAGCAGGCCGAAGCCGGGGTGTGGATCTCCATGAGCAGTCCCAGCAGAACAAGAGCCAGTGTTGTAGCAACTGA
- the SUOX gene encoding sulfite oxidase, mitochondrial, giving the protein MLLLHRTVVPGLRQAYRLKSAPSRLCIRACSTNDSFQPQCSSHAISGDNSSTRGWRVMGTLLGLGAVLAYHDHRCRAAEESPRLYTREEVRSHSSPETGIWVTLGSEVFDVTEFVDLHPGGPSKLMLAAGGPLEPFWALYAVHNQSHVREILAQYKIGELSPDDKAASILKTSDPYADDPIRHPALKVNSQRPFNAEPPPELLTENYITPNPIFFTRNHLPVPNLDPDTYRLHVVGPPGGQSLCLSLDDLYQFPKHEITVTLQCAGNRRSEMTRFKEVRGLEWSAGAISTARWAGARLCDVLAQAGHQLSETEAHVCFEGLDSDPTGTAYGASIPLARAMDPEAEVLLAYEMNGQPLPRDHGFPVRVVVPGVVGARHVKWLGKVSVEPEESYSHWQRRDYKGFSPSVDWDTVDFDSAPSIQELPVQSAITQPKDGETIESGEVTVKGYAWSGGGRAVVRVDVSLDGGLTWQVAELDGEEQRARKAWAWRLWQLQAPVPAGKKELNIVCKAVDDSYNVQPDTVAPIWNLRGVLSNAWHRVHVHVAP; this is encoded by the exons ATGCTGCTGCTGCACAGAACTGTGGTCCCAGGGCTCCGACAGGCCTACAG ACTCAAGTCAGCCCCTTCAAGGCTCTGCATTCGGGCCTGCTCTACGAATGATTCATTTCAGCCACAGTGCTCCAGCCATGCCATCTCTGGTGATAACTCCAGCACCAGGGGATGGAGAGTAATGGGGACTCTTCTAGGGCTTGGTGCAGTGTTGGCCTATCATGACCACCGGTGCAGG GCTGCTGAGGAATCACCACGCCTATACACGAGGGAGGAAGTGAGATCCCACAGCAGCCCTGAGACTGGGATCTGGGTGACTTTGGGCTCTGAGGTCTTTGATGTCACAGAATTTGTGGACCTACACCCAGGGGGTCCATCAAAGCTGATGCTAGCAGCCGGGGGTCCTCTAGAGCCCTTCTGGGCCCTCTATGCTGTTCACAACCAGTCCCACGTGCGAGAGATACTGGCTCAGTACAAGATTGGGGAGCTGAGCCCCGATGACAAGGCAGCCTCCATCTTGAAGACCTCTGACCCTTATGCTGATGATCCTATACGTCACCCAGCCCTGAAGGTCAACAGCCAGCGCCCCTTTAATGCGGAGCCCCCCCCTGAGCTGCTGACAGAAAACTACATCACACCCAACCCTATCTTCTTCACCCGGAATCATTTGCCTGTACCTAACCTTGACCCAGACACCTATCGCCTACATGTAGTAGGGCCACCTGGGGGTCAGTCACTGTGCCTATCCCTGGATGACTTGTACCAGTTCCCCAAGCACGAGATCACTGTCACTCTGCAGTGTGCTGGCAACCGGCGGTCTGAGATGACTCGGTTCAAAGAAGTAAGAGGTCTGGAGTGGAGTGCAGGGGCCATTAGCACTGCACGCTGGGCTGGGGCACGGCTCTGTGATGTGTTAGCCCAGGCTGGTCACCAGCTCTCTGAAACTGAGGCCCATGTCTGCTTTGAGGGACTGGACTCAGACCCCACAGGGACTGCCTATGGAGCATCCATCCCCCTGGCTCGGGCCATGGACCCTGAAGCTGAGGTCCTGCTGGCATATGAGATGAATGGGCAGCCTCTGCCTCGTGACCATGGCTTCCCTGTGCGGGTGGTGGTTCCTGGTGTGGTGGGTGCCCGCCATGTCAAATGGCTGGGCAAAGTGAGCGTGGAACCAGAGGAAAGTTACAGCCACTGGCAGCGGCGGGACTACAAAGGCTTCTCTCCATCTGTGGACTGGGACACTGTAGATTTTGACTCGGCTCCATCTATTCAGGAACTTCCTGTCCAGTCAGCCATCACACAGCCCAAAGATGGGGAGACAATAGAGTCAGGGGAGGTGACTGTCAAAGGCTATGCATGGAGTGGTGGAGGAAGAGCTGTGGTCAGGGTGGATGTGTCTCTGGATGGGGGCCTAACCTGGCAGGTGGCTGAGCTGGATGGAGAGGAACAGCGTGCCCGAAAGGCCTGGGCCTGGCGGCTATGGCAGCTGCAAGCCCCTGTGCCAGCTGGGAAAAAAGAATTGAACATCGTTTGTAAGGCTGTAGATGACAGCTACAATGTTCAGCCAGACACAGTGGCCCCAATCTGGAACCTGCGAGGCGTGCTCAGCAATGCCTGGCACCGTGTCCATGTCCATGTTGCTCCATGA